The sequence below is a genomic window from Denitratisoma sp. DHT3.
TCCTGCTTGGGCTTGTCCCAGTCGCTGCGGGCCAAGAGGATGCCGTAGTCACAGAACTGGGCGCCGGAGGTCCACACCTTCTGGCCGTTGATCACCCATGCGTCGCCTTGCTTCTCGGCGCGGGTGCGGATGCCCCCGGTGTCGGAGCCGGCGGCCGGCTCGGAGAACAGCTGGCACCATATCTCGTCGCCGGACAGGCCGCGCGGCACATGGCGGGCCTTGAGTTCCGGGATGGCCCAGGTGGCGACCGTGGGCAGGCACTGGCCCAGGCTGTTCTCGAAAATCATGCGCGGCACCAGGAACCGGGCTTCCTCCTGGCCGTAGATCACCTGCTGCATCGGCGTGCCGCCCATGCCGCCGGCTTCCTTGGGCCAGGTGATCGCGGCATAGCCGGCCGCCGCCTTCTTCTTCTGCCAGGCGCGCGCGGCGACGATACGTTCCGCATCGTTCATGCCTTTGTCAAATCGATCCTCGTCACTTTTCTTGGGCTGGGCATTGGCCTCCAGCCAGGCCCGCACCTGGGCGCGGAATGCAGCTTCTTCGGGGGTGTCTCTGAAATCCATAGTCTCGCTCCGCTTACGCGGCCTCCCTCACAAGTTCATCGGCCAACTGGGCGCGCCAGGCATGTTCGCTGCCGATCAGCTGCGCCAGATAACGGGCTCGACGGTAGTACAGGTGGCAGTCCATCTCCCAGGTGAAGCCGATGCCGCCGTGGATCTCGATGCCCTCTTCCGCCGCCCGGTTGAACGCGGTGGTCGCCGCCACCCGCGCCGCGCCTGCCGCCAACGCCAGTTCCGGGGCGTCGGAGGACAACGCCCAGGCGCCGTAGTAGGCATGCACCCGGGCCAGTTCGTTGGCGGTGTAGATCTCCGCCATCTTGTGCTTCAGCGCCTGGAAGCTGCCGATCTGGCGGCCGAAGGCCTTGCGCTCCAGCGCGTAGTCGCGGCTGATCTCCAGAATCCGCGCGGCGCCCCCCACCTGCTCGAAGGCCAGCAGCACGGCGGCCCCGTTCAGCACCCGCGCCGCCACCGCAGCCCCGCTCTTGCCGCCAGTCAGTTTCTCGGCCGGAGTGTTGGCGAAACTCAGTTCCGCGTAGGGCCGCGTCGGGTCCAGGGAGGACAGGGCCTTGCGGGATACGCTGGGCGCAGCCAGGTCCACCAACAGCAGATCGTCGCCCGCCTTCAGCACCGCCATGCCGGCCACCAGGCCGTCGGGTACGGCCGAGACCTTGCCGCTGACGCTCTTGCCGTCGAAGCTCAGGGCCGGCGTCGCCAGATAGGTCTCGTGGCCGCCCAGCGCGGCGGTGGCGATCACTTCGCCCGCGGCGATGCGCGGCAGCCAGTGCTGCTTCTGGGCTTCGCTGCCGCCGTGGAGAATGGCTTCGGCGGCGAGGTAGAAGGACGACGACAGCGGCACGGCCGCCAGGTGGCACCCGGCCTCCTCGGCCACCAGGCACAGTTCCAGGTAACCCAGCCCGGCGCCGCCGTAGGCTTCGGGAATCGCCGCCGCCGCCGCGCCCATGTCGATCAGGTTGCGCCAGACGCTCTCGGAGTAGGCGGCCTGGCCGCCCAGCACCTGGCGCACCGCGGCGGAGGTGCTGGTCTCGGCCAGCATCTTGCCCACTTCCGCCTGCAACAGCCGCTGGTCGTCGGAAAAATCAAAATTCACGATGCGTTTCCTTTGCGTTTCGAATCGTTTTCAAGCTGACATCGAGGGGCTCGTGAGCGGCCGGCGGACGCACTCCTCCGGCCTCTCGAGCGTCAAGCCTGCTTCGCCGCCGGCGGCGTGATGCGCGTGCTGCCGTAGAAGGTCTGGCCGTTCTTCGCCATGTCGCGCAGCAACTGGGGCGGCGCGAAACGGTCGCCGTAGGCGGCCGCCAGGCGGTCGCACTCGGCCACCACCTGCGGCAGACCGATGGTGTCCATCATCGAGAAGGGGCCGCCCAGATAGGGAGGGAAACCCACGCCGAGGATCGCGCCCACGTCGCCGTCGGCCGGATCGAGCAGCACCCCGTCGGCGATGCACTTGGCGGCATCCACCAACTGGGCGTAGAACATCCGCGCCTTGATTTCCTCCACCGTCGGCTGCTCCGGCTTGCGCGGCCAGAGTTCAGTCAGGCCGGACCACAGCTTCTTGCTGCCGTCGGCGGCGTAGTCGTAGAAACCCTTGCCGTTCTTGCGGCCGTGGCGCCCCAGCTTGCCCACCATCTGCTCGACGACGACGACGGACGGCGTGATCTTGAAGTTCGCCCCCTGCTCCTTCTGCTGACTCTGGGCGGCGTGGTAGGCCACGTCCAGGCCGATCTCGTCGGTGATGGTGAGCGGTCCCACGGGAAGCCCGGCCATCTTGGCGACGTTCTCCAGCAGGGCCGGATTCACGCCTTCCGTCAGCATGGCCATGCTCTCGCCCATGTAGGCGCCGATGAAACGGGTGGTGTAGAAGCCGGGGCCGTCATTGACCACGATCGGCGTCTTTTTCATCAGCGCGACGAAATCCAGGGCCCGGGCCAGGGTCTCGTCGGAAGTCTTCCTGCCGCAGATCACCTCCACCAGGGGCATGCGCTCCACCGGCGAGAAGAAGTGCAGGCCGACATAGTTCTCCGGACGGCTGCCGGCTTCGGCCAGTTCGGTGATCGGCAGCGCCGAGGTGTTGGAAGCGATCACCGCCTGCTTGGGCAGCACCGCTTCGAGCCTCTTGGTCACATCGGCCTTGATGCCACGATCCTCGAACACGGCTTCCACCACCATTTCCACGTCGGAGAGATGGCTGTAGTCGGTGGTGGGCTTGATCCGGGCCAGCACCGCATCCATCTTCTGCTGAGTGGTGCGGCCCTTCTCCAGATCGCGGCCGAGGCGCTTGGCGGTGTAGTCCTTGCCCTTGTCGGCGGCAGCCTGGTCGCGATCGATCAGTACCACCTCGACGCCCAGCTTGGCGCAGGTGAAGGCGATGCCCGCGCCCATCAGGCCGGCGCCGACCACGCCGATCTTCTTGTACTGGGTCTTGGGAATCCCCGCCGGCCGGTGCATCAGCTTGTCCGCCTTGCCCTTGTTGATGAACAGGGTGCGGATCATGTTGCGCGACACGGGATCGCGGTTGAGGAACGCGGAATACTTGCCCTCGACCAGCAAGGCCTTGTCCATCGGCAGGAACGGTCCCTCGAACATGCAGGAGAGAATGGCCAAGGGCGCCGGCATGTTGTGGAAGGTCTTGGCCTGGATCATGGCGTTGCTGACCATCATCATCTGGCCCACCTCCGGGGACATGGCGCCGGCGCCGCCCGGCACCTTGAAGCCTTTCTTGTCCCAGGGCTGCACCGGGTCGCCTTCCTCCAGGATCCAGCGCTTGGCCTCGGCCAGCAGCTCGGCCTGGGGCACCACCTTGTGGATCAGGCCCATCTTCAGCGCCTTCTCGGCGGAAAGGGCCTGGCCTTCCAGCAGCACCGGCGCCGAAGCCTGGACCCCGATCAGCCGCGGCACCCGCTGGGTGCCGCCGCCGCCCGGCAACAGGCCCACCTGCACTTCCGGCAGGCCCAGCAGGATGCCCTTGCTGTCGGCCACCACGCGGTAGTGGCAGGCCAGCGCGATCTCGGTGCCGCCGCCCATCGCCACGCCGTTCACGGCGCAGACGAAGGGCTTGCCGCAGGTCTCCAGGCGCCGCAGCAGCATCGACAGCGACATGTTCTGCTGCAGGAAGTCGGCCAGCGGCATGTCCTTCATGCGCTCGGGCAGGGTCTCCAGGAGCTTGAGGTCGGCGCCGGCGACGAAGGAGGGCTTGCCGGAGGTGATGATCCCGCCCTTGATGGCCGGGTCCCCGGCCACCTGGTCGATGGCGGCGGAAAGCTCGTCCATGAACAGCTGGTCGATCACGTTCATGGAATTCTGCTGATGATCGATGGTCAGGGTAGCGACGCCGTCGGCATCAATGACGATTTGAATGACTTGATTCATGAATTCTTCCTTCAGGATGCGTGGTGCAGGCTCATACCCGCTCGATGATGGTGGCGGTACCCATGCCCGCCGCTTCGCACAGGGTCACCAGACCCGTGCCCACCTGGCGCCGCTCCATCTCGTCGAGCAGGGTGCCCAGGATCATGCCCCCCGTCGCCCCCAGCGGATGGCCCATGGCGATCGCCCCGCCATTCACGTTGATCTTGTCGTGCGGCACGTTCAGCCGCTCCATCAGGCACAGCACCACCGAGGCGAAGGCTTCGTTCAGTTCCCACAGGCCGATGTCGGCCACGCCCATGCCCGCCTTTCGCAGCGCCTTCTGCGCCGCGAAGCTCGGCGCGTCCAGCATCAGCGTCGGCTCCGAACCCACGGTGGCGATCGAGCGGATCCGCGCCCGCGGCTTCAGGCCCAGGCGCTGGCCGATCTCCTTGTTGCCCACCAGCACGGCCGACGCGCCATCGACGATGCCCGAGCTGTTGCCGGCGTGGTGCATGTGGATGATGCTCTCCAGTTCCGGATATTTCTGCAGCGCGACGCCGTCGAAACCGAATTTCTCGCCCAGGTCCACGAAGGCGGGTTTCATCGCACCCAGGGATTCCAGGGTCACGTCGGGGCGGACGGTCTCGTCCCTGTCCAGCACCGGCAGGCCCAGGATGTCCTTCACCGGTATCACCGACTTGGCGAAGTAGCCGTTGGCCCAGGCCGCCGCGGCGCGCTTCTGGCTCTCCACCGCGTAGGCGTCGCACTGTTCCCGGGTAAAACCGCACTTCGTCGACAGCAGGTCGGCGCTGACCCCCTGCATGACGAAATACATCTTGAAGGTCACCTGCGGGTCCAGGGCCATGGCGCCACCATCGCTGCCCATCGGCACCCGCGACATGCTCTCGACGCCGCCGCCGATCGCCAGGTCGATCTGGCCCGAACCCACCTTGGCCACGGCGAAATTCACCGCCTCCAGGCCCGAGCCGCAGTAACGGTTCACCTGCACCCCGGGCACCCGGTAGTCGTAGTCCGCCACCAGGGCGGCGACACGGGCGATGTTGCCCCCCTGCTCGCCCACCGGCACCACGCAGCCGAGGAACACGTCTTCCACCAGCGAGGTATCGAGCGAATTACGGTCGCGCACGGCGCCCAGCACCTGCGCCGCCAGCTGCACCGGCGTGATCTCGTGCAGGCCGCCATCGGCTTTACCCTTGCCCCGCGGCGTGCGGACGTGGTCGTAGATATAGACGTCAGTCATTGAATGCTCCAGTCGATTGCTTGTATGGGAGGGTGCCCCGGGGCACCCTCCGGATGGGTTTCAGGATGCGCGCAAGGCCGCCACCAGACCGGCCGCCAGCGAGTCGTGGGCGGAATCCTCGGGAACCGGCACGGTGATGCGGTCCACCAGGCCCGCGAAGCGCGCCTTGAGAATCGGTGCCGCCTCGGCGTAGGACCCGGTGACCAGGAACTCGTCCAGCACCGTATCGGTGAGGACCGAGGTCATGTCGCGCCAGCGCTTGTCGCGGGTCAGCTGCAACAGTTCCTCGCCCACCGATTTCCAGCCGAAGAGTTCCAGGCTGGGCCAGTAGGCCGGTGTGGAGAACAGGAAGGCCAGGGTGTTGCGGAAGCGTTCCCGCTCGCGGGCGACGGTCTCAGCATCCGGCCCGGTGGCCACCAGGATGCTGGCGGCGATGAAGGGCTTTTCCAGCCCCGGCAGGCGCGACTCCGCCCCCTTGGCGACGGCGGGGACGATCACCTCGCGCAGGTAGCACGCCGAAGTGTTGGTGGGATGGGTATGCATGCCGTCGGCCACGCTGCCCACCAGTGCCAGCATCTTCGGCCCGACGGCGCCCAGCGCCAGGGGCACGTCCGGCGCGTCGATCGGGCCGGGATTGAAGAAAGGCTGCAGGCGGGTGAACCGGTAGTACTCGCCGACGTAATTGAGCGGCTCGCGGGTGCGGAAGCTGTGAAAGATGGCCCGCAGGGCGCCCACGTATTCCGCCATGCCCTTGGCCGGCGGCAGCCAGCGGGACGAGTAGCGGTCCTCGATGTTCTGCTGGATCTGGGTGCCCAGGCCCAGTTCGAAACGGCCGCCGGACATTTTCTGCAGATCCCAGGCGGCCAGAGCCACGTTCATCGGGCTGCGCGGGAAGGCCACCAGCACCGAGGTGGCCACCTTGATGCGGCGGGTGGCGCCCAGCGCCTGGCAGGCCAGCAGCAGGCCGTCGTGGATGGCGTCGGGCACGAACAGGCCGTCGAAACCGATGGCCTCCACCCTGCGGGCATAGTCGGCGATGGATTCCAGGCCCAGGTTCTCCGACA
It includes:
- a CDS encoding TIGR03617 family F420-dependent LLM class oxidoreductase; this translates as MFEVFASMSENLGLESIADYARRVEAIGFDGLFVPDAIHDGLLLACQALGATRRIKVATSVLVAFPRSPMNVALAAWDLQKMSGGRFELGLGTQIQQNIEDRYSSRWLPPAKGMAEYVGALRAIFHSFRTREPLNYVGEYYRFTRLQPFFNPGPIDAPDVPLALGAVGPKMLALVGSVADGMHTHPTNTSACYLREVIVPAVAKGAESRLPGLEKPFIAASILVATGPDAETVARERERFRNTLAFLFSTPAYWPSLELFGWKSVGEELLQLTRDKRWRDMTSVLTDTVLDEFLVTGSYAEAAPILKARFAGLVDRITVPVPEDSAHDSLAAGLVAALRAS
- a CDS encoding acetyl-CoA C-acetyltransferase: MTDVYIYDHVRTPRGKGKADGGLHEITPVQLAAQVLGAVRDRNSLDTSLVEDVFLGCVVPVGEQGGNIARVAALVADYDYRVPGVQVNRYCGSGLEAVNFAVAKVGSGQIDLAIGGGVESMSRVPMGSDGGAMALDPQVTFKMYFVMQGVSADLLSTKCGFTREQCDAYAVESQKRAAAAWANGYFAKSVIPVKDILGLPVLDRDETVRPDVTLESLGAMKPAFVDLGEKFGFDGVALQKYPELESIIHMHHAGNSSGIVDGASAVLVGNKEIGQRLGLKPRARIRSIATVGSEPTLMLDAPSFAAQKALRKAGMGVADIGLWELNEAFASVVLCLMERLNVPHDKINVNGGAIAMGHPLGATGGMILGTLLDEMERRQVGTGLVTLCEAAGMGTATIIERV
- a CDS encoding 3-hydroxyacyl-CoA dehydrogenase NAD-binding domain-containing protein → MNQVIQIVIDADGVATLTIDHQQNSMNVIDQLFMDELSAAIDQVAGDPAIKGGIITSGKPSFVAGADLKLLETLPERMKDMPLADFLQQNMSLSMLLRRLETCGKPFVCAVNGVAMGGGTEIALACHYRVVADSKGILLGLPEVQVGLLPGGGGTQRVPRLIGVQASAPVLLEGQALSAEKALKMGLIHKVVPQAELLAEAKRWILEEGDPVQPWDKKGFKVPGGAGAMSPEVGQMMMVSNAMIQAKTFHNMPAPLAILSCMFEGPFLPMDKALLVEGKYSAFLNRDPVSRNMIRTLFINKGKADKLMHRPAGIPKTQYKKIGVVGAGLMGAGIAFTCAKLGVEVVLIDRDQAAADKGKDYTAKRLGRDLEKGRTTQQKMDAVLARIKPTTDYSHLSDVEMVVEAVFEDRGIKADVTKRLEAVLPKQAVIASNTSALPITELAEAGSRPENYVGLHFFSPVERMPLVEVICGRKTSDETLARALDFVALMKKTPIVVNDGPGFYTTRFIGAYMGESMAMLTEGVNPALLENVAKMAGLPVGPLTITDEIGLDVAYHAAQSQQKEQGANFKITPSVVVVEQMVGKLGRHGRKNGKGFYDYAADGSKKLWSGLTELWPRKPEQPTVEEIKARMFYAQLVDAAKCIADGVLLDPADGDVGAILGVGFPPYLGGPFSMMDTIGLPQVVAECDRLAAAYGDRFAPPQLLRDMAKNGQTFYGSTRITPPAAKQA
- a CDS encoding acyl-CoA dehydrogenase family protein: MNFDFSDDQRLLQAEVGKMLAETSTSAAVRQVLGGQAAYSESVWRNLIDMGAAAAAIPEAYGGAGLGYLELCLVAEEAGCHLAAVPLSSSFYLAAEAILHGGSEAQKQHWLPRIAAGEVIATAALGGHETYLATPALSFDGKSVSGKVSAVPDGLVAGMAVLKAGDDLLLVDLAAPSVSRKALSSLDPTRPYAELSFANTPAEKLTGGKSGAAVAARVLNGAAVLLAFEQVGGAARILEISRDYALERKAFGRQIGSFQALKHKMAEIYTANELARVHAYYGAWALSSDAPELALAAGAARVAATTAFNRAAEEGIEIHGGIGFTWEMDCHLYYRRARYLAQLIGSEHAWRAQLADELVREAA